One genomic region from Deltaproteobacteria bacterium encodes:
- a CDS encoding aspartate carbamoyltransferase catalytic subunit codes for MKNLPGISFLNKEDIISILQTAKAYKETFYKKTEFEKILQAKTIINLFFEASTRTRTSFEIAAKNLGGQVINIDMKMSSLKKGETIKDTVQNLEQMHPTAFIVRHPDSGFPLFLSKNTSIPVVNAGDGAFEHPSQALLDFFTMWEKKKKMEGIKLSIIGDILHSRVARSNIFLQKMFKNDVMVFGPQTMIPPQIEKLEVKVAKNLKEACTDRDFIMLLRIQLERKSGKSIPSLSEYYKYFALKEVKDVYILHPGPVNKDIEIATPLLYCPRSLISEQVENGIFIRMAIFHHLLK; via the coding sequence ATGAAAAATCTACCGGGAATAAGTTTTCTAAATAAAGAAGATATAATCTCTATATTACAAACGGCAAAGGCTTATAAAGAAACATTTTATAAAAAAACAGAATTTGAAAAAATCTTGCAGGCAAAAACGATAATCAATCTATTTTTTGAGGCAAGTACCCGCACTCGCACCTCTTTTGAAATAGCCGCTAAAAATTTAGGCGGACAAGTAATAAACATAGATATGAAAATGTCCAGTCTGAAAAAAGGAGAAACAATAAAGGACACAGTGCAAAACTTAGAACAAATGCATCCAACGGCATTTATCGTTCGTCATCCGGATTCTGGTTTCCCACTTTTTTTGAGCAAAAACACCTCAATCCCTGTTGTAAATGCTGGAGATGGGGCATTTGAACATCCCTCGCAAGCTTTATTAGATTTCTTTACAATGTGGGAAAAAAAGAAAAAGATGGAAGGAATAAAACTCTCTATCATTGGAGATATCTTACATAGCAGGGTAGCCAGATCAAACATTTTTTTACAAAAGATGTTTAAGAATGATGTGATGGTGTTCGGGCCCCAAACCATGATCCCTCCTCAAATAGAAAAATTAGAAGTAAAAGTAGCTAAAAATCTAAAAGAAGCATGCACAGATAGAGATTTCATTATGCTTTTAAGAATACAATTGGAAAGAAAAAGCGGAAAATCTATTCCTTCTTTATCTGAATATTATAAATACTTTGCATTAAAAGAAGTAAAAGATGTATACATTCTTCATCCTGGACCGGTAAATAAAGATATAGAAATAGCCACCCCTCTTCTCTACTGCCCTCGCTCTTTAATCTCTGAGCAGGTAGAAAACGGCATATTTATAAGGATGGCAATATTTCATCATCTGTTAAAATAA
- the rapZ gene encoding RNase adapter RapZ: MIDTRFAIITGLSGGGKSTALRTLEDSGFLAMDNFPIALFSTFVQMLEYSKTLVPKIALVIDIRSGEIEEFTNLVRFLNEKKLHKKIVYLEAQDETIISRFKETRRTHPLTIGKNISLSQAIAKEKTIMDKMKPLADTIIDTSHLTPQLFNEVLRKEFLKEETGKKIILMLISFGFKYGMPIESDMVVDVRFLPNPFFIKELKDTTGKDEKTYEFIINKKETQIFLKKSEEFLSFLLPLYEKEGKSYFTLSYGCTGGKHRSVAIVEYIGKFLQKKGFIVNTLHRDVEKT; encoded by the coding sequence ATGATAGATACAAGATTTGCCATTATTACCGGCCTTTCAGGTGGAGGAAAAAGTACGGCATTGAGAACATTGGAAGATTCGGGTTTCCTTGCTATGGATAACTTTCCCATTGCCCTTTTTTCCACATTTGTTCAGATGTTAGAATACAGTAAAACATTAGTGCCAAAAATTGCATTGGTAATAGATATAAGAAGTGGCGAGATAGAAGAATTCACAAATCTGGTGCGTTTTTTAAACGAAAAAAAACTACACAAAAAAATTGTTTACCTTGAAGCGCAAGATGAAACAATAATTTCCAGGTTTAAGGAAACGAGAAGAACCCATCCCCTTACCATAGGCAAAAATATTTCTCTCTCGCAAGCCATTGCCAAAGAAAAAACAATTATGGACAAGATGAAACCCCTTGCTGATACAATTATCGATACCTCTCATCTCACTCCACAGCTTTTTAATGAGGTCTTAAGGAAAGAATTTCTAAAAGAAGAAACAGGGAAAAAGATCATTTTAATGCTCATTTCATTCGGGTTTAAGTATGGTATGCCGATAGAAAGTGATATGGTGGTTGATGTTCGATTCTTGCCCAATCCATTTTTTATAAAGGAATTAAAAGACACTACAGGAAAAGATGAGAAAACATACGAATTTATAATCAACAAAAAAGAAACGCAAATATTTTTAAAAAAGAGTGAAGAATTTTTATCTTTTCTACTTCCCCTTTATGAAAAAGAAGGGAAAAGTTATTTTACTCTTTCTTATGGCTGCACAGGAGGAAAACATAGATCGGTAGCCATTGTGGAATATATAGGTAAATTCTTACAAAAAAAGGGGTTCATAGTAAACACTCTTCACCGTGATGTGGAAAAAACATGA